One genomic window of Hymenobacter sp. BRD128 includes the following:
- a CDS encoding replication initiation protein yields the protein MPPTRRPAPTLPLTLAYEPRHRELVKQHWNVTFARQGKMSVAAKRIMARVLDQIRDDDFHLREYYQLAIGDITESAGINRENAYREIEGSLRELAAAAWEFKSLETNEWYLLNLLDTTKDIRVGYAGGTITVLLNPQLAPYFLQLAHYTTYRLDSYLKLRSWYSMRLYEILAAFRDTGVWEVGLEEYRQLLDCWHQVDKRGRVVKDKEGQAKLKYPNVNDLISNTTTEPLTELADTELAFRVIPRHEAARAGRGRKRIVGLRFELLHPQPTTIPAHWLTHAVTGPIIEKLRSWKVSDKNIALYATTLERAGIQKLLQEWQLKQVSSRAIDSPEKYCNAAFVRAAKQLIEQQKAEALQVRQDLQLGLFGGASSEGAGSK from the coding sequence ATGCCTCCAACTCGTCGCCCGGCCCCTACTCTCCCGCTGACCTTGGCTTACGAGCCCCGGCACCGGGAACTCGTAAAGCAGCATTGGAATGTGACGTTTGCTCGGCAGGGTAAAATGAGCGTGGCTGCCAAGCGGATAATGGCCCGGGTGCTGGACCAGATACGCGATGATGATTTCCACTTGCGGGAGTACTATCAGCTCGCGATTGGCGACATTACCGAGTCGGCGGGTATCAACCGCGAAAATGCCTACCGCGAGATTGAGGGGTCCCTGCGCGAGTTAGCCGCGGCGGCCTGGGAGTTTAAAAGTCTGGAGACGAACGAGTGGTATCTACTCAATCTGCTCGATACTACCAAGGATATTCGCGTCGGCTACGCTGGTGGCACCATCACGGTGCTGCTGAACCCCCAGTTGGCTCCGTACTTCCTTCAGCTGGCGCACTACACCACTTATCGGCTGGATAGCTATCTGAAACTACGCAGCTGGTATTCCATGCGCTTATACGAGATACTGGCGGCGTTCCGAGACACCGGGGTGTGGGAGGTAGGGCTGGAGGAGTATCGCCAGCTACTGGACTGCTGGCATCAGGTGGATAAGCGCGGGCGAGTTGTTAAGGACAAGGAGGGCCAGGCCAAGCTGAAATATCCCAATGTCAACGACCTTATCAGCAATACAACCACCGAGCCGCTGACCGAGCTGGCCGATACTGAGCTGGCGTTCCGGGTGATACCGCGTCACGAAGCGGCGCGAGCCGGGCGTGGGCGCAAGCGCATCGTTGGCCTACGCTTCGAACTGCTGCACCCGCAGCCGACGACTATTCCCGCGCATTGGCTGACGCATGCCGTCACGGGCCCCATCATTGAAAAACTGCGCTCCTGGAAGGTGAGTGATAAAAATATTGCGCTTTATGCCACCACCCTAGAACGCGCTGGAATTCAAAAGCTGCTTCAGGAGTGGCAGCTGAAGCAGGTGTCGTCCCGGGCGATTGATAGCCCGGAAAAATACTGCAATGCGGCCTTTGTCCGCGCCGCCAAACAGCTTATTGAGCAACAAAAAGCCGAAGCTTTGCAGGTCCGTCAAGACTTGCAACTAGGGTTATTCGGCGGTGCAAGCAGTGAAGGAGCCGGTAGCAAATAA
- a CDS encoding PAS domain-containing protein — translation MAPAAPAPLAAAAFPEGLLLPLLAVSLSGVKLLSPLYDPAGALDDFALEYLNPAGQRMTGLSERPGIPLRTYFPHALAAGLVAFYRRVFETHRADTYEGNYQADGRANYFRFSARRHANWLVVSFTDIAGQPSTPVEQTRRAAAARAGLYQVFAESPALIAILRGPEHRYEYFNGAYERQFAGRQLQGRPVAEALPEAAAQGFVALLDRVYQTGETYFGQELPLALDGPDGAPAEPTYYNLTYQAYREDGQTVGISVFAYDVTRQVLAQQEREAQRRQLRELFEQAPVAIAVFRGPRYVIELANPTVCALWGRTPAQALHTPLFELLPEAAGQGFEQLLDEVMATGVPYVAHELPALIDRDGRRDTVYWNFVYQPLHEGTEISGVTVVATDVTDQVTARQQVQALNQELTSANEQLTRTNVDLDNFIYTASHDLKAPITNIEGLLYLLRAELPADVAQSEYVAPGLTHLFDAVERFKRTLNHLTEVSKLQKEHAPADTAVDLAAVVEGVRQDLAPQLRDTDAQLRVAVTGLPPVRFAEKNLRSVVYNLLSNALKYRHPARRPHVDVQAHAQASFTVLEVHDNGLGIEAAHLPRLFTMFQRFHTHVEGTGIGLFMVKRMVENAGGHLEVHSQPGAGTSFFVYLPHAPGPPAA, via the coding sequence ATGGCCCCTGCCGCCCCCGCGCCCCTTGCCGCTGCCGCCTTTCCCGAAGGCCTGTTACTGCCGCTGCTGGCCGTTTCGCTTAGCGGCGTCAAACTGCTGAGCCCGCTTTACGACCCGGCCGGCGCCCTCGACGACTTTGCCCTTGAGTACCTCAACCCTGCCGGCCAGCGCATGACCGGCCTTTCGGAGAGGCCCGGCATCCCCCTGCGCACCTACTTTCCCCACGCGCTGGCCGCGGGGCTCGTGGCCTTCTATCGGCGCGTGTTTGAAACCCATCGGGCCGACACGTACGAGGGGAACTACCAGGCCGACGGCCGCGCTAATTATTTTCGGTTTTCGGCCCGGCGCCACGCCAACTGGCTCGTGGTCAGCTTCACCGACATTGCCGGCCAGCCCTCCACCCCGGTCGAGCAGACCCGGCGCGCGGCCGCCGCCCGCGCCGGACTCTACCAGGTGTTTGCGGAATCGCCGGCCCTCATTGCCATTCTGCGCGGGCCCGAGCACCGCTACGAGTACTTCAACGGGGCCTACGAGCGGCAGTTTGCCGGCCGCCAGCTCCAGGGTCGCCCCGTGGCCGAAGCCCTGCCCGAAGCCGCCGCCCAGGGGTTCGTGGCCCTGCTCGACCGCGTGTACCAGACCGGCGAAACCTACTTTGGGCAAGAGCTGCCGCTCGCCCTCGACGGGCCCGACGGGGCACCGGCTGAACCGACATACTACAACCTCACGTACCAGGCTTATCGCGAAGACGGCCAGACGGTGGGCATCTCCGTGTTTGCCTACGACGTGACCAGGCAGGTGCTGGCCCAGCAGGAGCGCGAGGCCCAGCGCCGGCAGCTGCGCGAGCTGTTCGAGCAGGCCCCGGTGGCCATCGCCGTCTTCCGCGGCCCGCGCTACGTCATCGAGCTGGCTAACCCCACCGTGTGTGCCCTGTGGGGCCGCACCCCGGCCCAGGCGCTGCACACGCCGCTGTTCGAGCTACTGCCCGAAGCCGCCGGCCAGGGCTTCGAGCAGCTCCTCGACGAGGTGATGGCCACGGGGGTGCCCTACGTGGCCCACGAGCTGCCGGCCCTGATTGACCGCGACGGCCGCCGCGACACCGTGTACTGGAACTTCGTGTACCAGCCCCTGCACGAGGGGACGGAGATAAGTGGCGTGACCGTCGTGGCCACCGATGTGACTGACCAAGTAACGGCCCGGCAGCAGGTGCAGGCCCTCAACCAGGAGCTGACCTCAGCCAACGAGCAGCTCACCCGCACCAACGTAGACCTCGATAACTTCATCTATACCGCCTCCCACGACCTCAAAGCCCCCATCACCAACATCGAGGGTCTGCTCTACCTGCTGCGCGCCGAGCTGCCGGCCGACGTGGCCCAATCCGAGTACGTGGCCCCGGGCCTCACGCACCTGTTCGACGCCGTCGAGCGCTTCAAGCGCACCCTCAACCACCTTACCGAAGTCTCCAAACTCCAAAAGGAGCACGCCCCCGCCGATACCGCCGTGGACCTGGCCGCCGTGGTCGAGGGCGTGCGCCAGGACCTGGCCCCGCAGCTGCGCGACACCGACGCCCAGCTGCGCGTGGCCGTAACCGGTTTGCCGCCCGTTCGTTTTGCCGAAAAAAATCTGCGTTCCGTGGTGTACAACTTACTCAGCAACGCCCTCAAGTACCGCCACCCCGCCCGCCGCCCCCACGTCGACGTGCAGGCCCACGCACAGGCGAGCTTTACGGTGCTGGAAGTGCACGACAACGGGCTTGGGATTGAGGCGGCCCACCTGCCCCGGCTCTTCACCATGTTCCAGCGCTTCCATACGCACGTTGAGGGCACCGGCATCGGCCTGTTTATGGTCAAGCGCATGGTAGAAAACGCCGGTGGGCACCTCGAAGTCCACAGCCAGCCCGGGGCCGGCACATCCTTTTTTGTTTACCTGCCCCACGCCCCCGGCCCCCCGGCCGCGTGA
- a CDS encoding transposase, with product MPSKHARTPPPLSQLLAALVGLGCNLGLRRLAQVAPQVDEAALQRLASTHFTLDNLRQANELILNFTRQLRLREAFRLSPDVLHSSSDGQKYDLAVDSLGSSASFKYFGNRRGLTAYSYVDETLLVFDSTVFSAADREATHLLEGLLRHAVRPTDVHSTDTHGYTEVIFAVTRMLGIAYEPRIRQLTNQQLYSWEPVATHRQLGQTLLPDARLDPERIARHWDEVLRLVVTLKLRHSEASRLFGRLNSYARQHPLYRALKELGRLVKTEFLLRYVDQVELRQRIQKQLNKGESAHRLAHAVWHGRNQEFHAATRSEQLVAETCKRLLMNAIICWNYLHLSQHLARLPPEQQAATLATLSPFAVLSYRHVNLHGEYDFSDQPLPAEAPFDMDLIAAWQPPAKPRQG from the coding sequence CTGCCCAGCAAACACGCCCGCACGCCCCCGCCCTTGTCGCAACTGCTGGCGGCGCTGGTCGGGCTGGGCTGCAACCTGGGCCTGCGCCGCCTAGCCCAGGTCGCGCCGCAGGTGGACGAGGCCGCCCTGCAGCGCCTGGCCAGCACCCATTTCACGCTCGACAACCTGCGCCAGGCCAACGAGCTGATTCTAAACTTTACCCGCCAGCTGCGCCTGCGCGAGGCCTTTCGTCTCTCGCCCGATGTGCTGCACAGCAGCAGCGACGGGCAGAAATACGACCTGGCCGTGGACTCGCTCGGCAGCAGCGCCTCGTTCAAGTACTTCGGCAACCGCCGCGGCCTGACGGCCTACTCTTACGTGGACGAAACGCTGCTCGTCTTCGATTCGACCGTGTTCAGCGCCGCCGACCGCGAAGCCACCCACCTGCTGGAAGGCCTGCTACGCCACGCCGTGCGGCCCACCGACGTCCACTCCACGGACACGCACGGCTACACGGAAGTCATCTTCGCCGTGACCCGGATGCTGGGCATCGCCTACGAGCCGCGCATCCGCCAGCTCACCAATCAGCAACTCTACAGTTGGGAGCCCGTGGCCACTCATCGGCAGCTGGGGCAAACCCTGCTGCCCGACGCGCGCCTCGACCCCGAGCGCATTGCCCGCCACTGGGACGAGGTGCTACGCCTCGTGGTCACGCTAAAGCTGCGCCATAGCGAGGCCTCCCGCCTGTTCGGCCGGCTCAACTCCTACGCCCGCCAGCATCCGCTTTACCGGGCCCTGAAAGAACTGGGCCGGCTCGTCAAAACCGAGTTCCTGCTGCGCTACGTTGACCAGGTGGAGCTGCGCCAGCGCATCCAGAAGCAGCTCAACAAGGGCGAAAGCGCCCACCGGCTGGCCCACGCCGTCTGGCACGGGCGCAACCAGGAGTTTCACGCCGCCACCCGCTCCGAGCAGCTGGTGGCCGAAACCTGCAAGCGCCTGCTGATGAACGCCATCATCTGCTGGAACTACCTGCACCTCTCTCAGCACTTGGCCCGGCTGCCGCCCGAACAGCAGGCCGCTACGCTGGCCACGCTCTCGCCCTTCGCCGTGCTCTCCTACCGCCACGTGAACCTGCACGGCGAGTACGACTTCTCCGACCAGCCCCTGCCGGCCGAAGCCCCGTTTGACATGGACCTGATTGCCGCTTGGCAACCGCCAGCTAAACCCAGACAGGGCTGA
- a CDS encoding recombinase family protein: protein MIFGYVRVSTSAQSAESQKSLIARYLVEHRWTLDEWIEVEMSSRRTAGQRRLPELLAKVAAGDTVIVSELSRLGRSLREVLGLIEELIHHKRCRLILVKQGLDLDPQNHRDMTHKILLTIFAMLAELERDFVSERTKEGLRSRREQGIVLGKPKGVVQRSMYDADRERILHLHALGVPLATIVDVHLKYGKYLSLKNYLTKLQRPPARNAPV, encoded by the coding sequence ATGATTTTCGGCTACGTCCGCGTCTCGACCAGCGCCCAATCGGCCGAGAGCCAAAAGAGCCTCATCGCCCGCTACCTGGTCGAGCACCGCTGGACCCTGGACGAGTGGATTGAAGTTGAGATGTCCTCCCGAAGGACCGCCGGGCAGCGCCGCTTGCCCGAGCTGCTGGCCAAGGTCGCCGCCGGCGATACCGTTATCGTCTCCGAGCTTTCACGACTGGGCCGCTCGCTGCGCGAGGTGCTGGGCCTGATTGAGGAATTGATTCACCACAAGCGCTGCCGGTTGATTCTGGTCAAGCAGGGCCTGGACCTGGACCCGCAGAACCACCGCGACATGACCCACAAAATCCTGCTCACCATTTTTGCCATGCTGGCCGAGTTGGAACGGGACTTCGTTTCTGAGCGCACGAAAGAGGGCCTACGGTCCCGGCGCGAGCAGGGTATCGTGCTAGGCAAGCCCAAGGGCGTGGTGCAACGGTCCATGTATGATGCGGACCGCGAGCGCATCCTGCACCTGCACGCGCTGGGCGTGCCACTGGCCACTATCGTAGATGTGCACCTAAAATACGGTAAGTATCTGTCCTTGAAGAACTACTTAACCAAGCTTCAGCGGCCTCCAGCCCGAAATGCCCCTGTGTAA
- a CDS encoding DUF4158 domain-containing protein, with amino-acid sequence MATHLRIHLGKERELYEQPPLVPAAEQARVFAVPDWADAHLLRMLAPANRAGFVLQLGYFQISQRFYVATRYHAADVVYVARQLGLGPDDFDPLRYADARYYAHQQFICEHLGIVRFDAAATERLYQEALRLSSQHLKPAAVFDYLVLYLHEHRLELPTYYTLADVITRALLAFEKRLLHRLQQHLHPGEQRLLDRLLAADDPNETAAGETDADRRYPLTFLKRIHQGLRAGEIRERVTHFASLRQLFEQLQPLWQRLRLSDQAITYYAEYVLRAQAAQLYRRDERRYLYLLSFVVHQYYELGDALVDTLLHTVTSAVNQCREQVKETLYQQRTATQQLTSQVAGRGYRHLQALTQIRALVDAPDVPAEQKLARIDALLQRHQATAAQLSEDHQQLEQLRRATEQQAGEALFHEALAGASLRLQTKLGALVKALVVDEATTRADLWRAVHYYQQHDGHLGAQVPLDFLSLTQRGYVLDAQGRLRPSLYKALLFLEMATAIKSGQLNFTCCYQYRAFEHYLLPAAQWARQREALLEQAGLSAWRDFATVQATLQAQLQAQFAATNAHLGGTDNPHAHRTPAGRYRLTTPGCRPSSRACRRTCFPATGWCPCARCSPAWPGSPNSTRPLARCPANTPARPRPCRNCWRRWSGWAATWACAA; translated from the coding sequence ATGGCCACGCACCTGCGGATTCACTTGGGCAAGGAGCGCGAGCTCTACGAGCAGCCCCCGCTGGTGCCGGCGGCCGAGCAGGCGCGGGTCTTCGCCGTCCCGGATTGGGCGGATGCACACCTGCTGCGGATGCTGGCCCCCGCTAACCGCGCCGGGTTTGTCTTGCAGCTGGGCTACTTCCAGATTAGCCAGCGCTTCTACGTGGCCACCCGCTACCACGCGGCCGATGTGGTGTACGTAGCCCGGCAGCTGGGGCTGGGGCCCGACGACTTTGACCCGCTGCGTTACGCCGATGCCCGGTACTACGCCCACCAGCAGTTCATCTGCGAGCACCTGGGCATTGTACGGTTTGACGCGGCCGCGACGGAGCGCTTGTATCAGGAAGCCCTGCGCCTGAGCAGCCAGCACCTGAAGCCCGCGGCGGTCTTCGACTACCTGGTGCTGTATCTGCACGAGCACCGGCTGGAGCTGCCCACCTATTACACGCTGGCCGACGTCATTACGCGGGCCCTGCTCGCGTTCGAGAAACGGCTGCTCCACCGCTTGCAGCAGCACCTGCACCCCGGCGAGCAGCGGTTGCTGGACCGCCTGCTGGCCGCCGACGACCCCAACGAAACCGCCGCCGGGGAAACGGACGCGGACCGGCGCTACCCACTCACCTTTCTCAAGCGCATCCACCAAGGCCTACGGGCCGGCGAAATCCGCGAACGGGTCACCCATTTCGCGTCCCTGCGGCAGCTCTTTGAGCAGCTGCAGCCGCTCTGGCAACGGCTGCGCCTCTCCGACCAGGCCATCACCTATTACGCCGAGTACGTGCTGCGGGCCCAGGCCGCGCAGCTCTACCGGCGCGACGAGCGGCGCTACCTCTACCTGCTCAGCTTCGTGGTGCACCAGTACTACGAGTTGGGCGATGCCCTGGTCGACACGCTGCTGCACACGGTGACCAGCGCCGTCAACCAGTGCCGCGAGCAGGTCAAGGAAACGCTCTATCAGCAACGCACCGCCACGCAGCAGCTCACCAGCCAGGTCGCGGGCCGGGGCTACCGGCACCTGCAGGCCCTGACCCAGATTCGGGCCCTGGTCGATGCCCCCGACGTACCAGCGGAGCAGAAGCTCGCCCGTATCGACGCGCTGCTGCAACGCCACCAGGCCACGGCCGCCCAGCTCAGCGAAGACCACCAGCAGCTGGAGCAGCTGCGCCGGGCCACCGAGCAGCAGGCGGGCGAGGCGCTGTTTCACGAGGCGTTGGCCGGGGCGTCGTTGCGCCTGCAAACCAAGCTCGGGGCCTTGGTCAAAGCGCTGGTCGTGGACGAGGCGACCACCCGCGCCGACCTGTGGCGGGCCGTGCACTACTACCAGCAGCATGACGGGCACCTGGGCGCGCAGGTGCCGCTGGACTTTCTCTCGCTCACGCAACGCGGCTACGTCCTTGATGCGCAAGGCCGGTTGCGCCCCTCGCTCTACAAAGCGCTGCTGTTTCTGGAGATGGCCACGGCCATCAAGTCCGGCCAGCTCAACTTCACCTGCTGCTACCAGTACCGGGCCTTTGAGCACTACCTGCTGCCGGCCGCGCAGTGGGCCCGGCAACGCGAAGCCCTGCTCGAACAGGCGGGCCTGAGTGCCTGGCGCGACTTTGCCACGGTGCAGGCTACCCTTCAAGCGCAGTTGCAGGCCCAGTTTGCCGCCACGAACGCCCACCTGGGCGGGACCGACAACCCGCACGCGCACCGCACCCCGGCCGGGCGCTACCGGCTCACGACCCCCGGTTGCCGGCCGAGCAGCCGCGCCTGCCGGCGCACCTGTTTCCCCGCCACCGGGTGGTGCCCCTGCGCGAGGTGCTCACCAGCGTGGCCCGGCTCACCCAATTCGACACGGCCTTTGGCTCGCTGCCCAGCAAACACGCCCGCACGCCCCCGCCCTTGTCGCAACTGCTGGCGGCGCTGGTCGGGCTGGGCTGCAACCTGGGCCTGCGCCGCCTAG
- a CDS encoding DUF5131 family protein yields the protein MAANTTISWARHTGNLWWGCQEVHAGCANCYARVWASRWGKSLWGQGGRQVIKSVWADLARFQREAAALGEVHRVFVGSMMDIFEKPHPLVDAQGQPLAGDTGALRTRFFEQVVPASPNLQFLLLTKRPGNIAKYVPAAWLSRPPTNVLYGYSVVDKASLRELAKLVAVPGRRFASLEPLLAPLDLTPWLGPAGVEWVIVGGESGAGRCAQRPIQPLHPAWARALRAQCQAAGVAFHFKQHGEYQEVPAGAPAQAGDRWLRLDGTLAPGPEPAPAVRVRRVGSREAGHLLDGQHYLGFPAA from the coding sequence ATGGCAGCGAATACGACGATTTCGTGGGCCCGGCATACGGGCAACCTTTGGTGGGGCTGCCAGGAAGTGCACGCCGGCTGTGCTAACTGCTACGCCCGGGTGTGGGCCAGCCGGTGGGGTAAGTCCCTGTGGGGCCAGGGGGGGCGGCAGGTAATCAAGTCCGTGTGGGCCGACCTGGCCCGCTTCCAGCGCGAGGCGGCCGCCCTGGGGGAAGTGCACCGCGTGTTCGTGGGCTCGATGATGGACATTTTCGAGAAGCCGCACCCGCTGGTCGATGCCCAGGGCCAGCCCCTGGCCGGCGACACCGGGGCGCTGCGCACCCGCTTTTTTGAACAGGTGGTGCCCGCCAGCCCCAATCTGCAATTCCTGCTCCTGACCAAGCGGCCGGGCAACATTGCCAAGTACGTGCCGGCGGCCTGGCTGAGTCGGCCGCCGACCAATGTGCTTTACGGCTACTCGGTCGTGGACAAAGCCAGCCTGCGGGAGCTGGCCAAGCTCGTCGCCGTGCCCGGCCGGCGCTTTGCCAGTCTGGAGCCTTTGCTGGCTCCGCTCGACCTGACGCCCTGGCTGGGTCCGGCCGGGGTCGAGTGGGTAATTGTGGGCGGCGAGTCCGGCGCGGGCCGCTGCGCGCAGCGGCCCATTCAACCCTTGCACCCGGCCTGGGCGCGGGCCCTGCGGGCGCAGTGCCAGGCGGCCGGGGTGGCGTTTCATTTTAAACAACACGGCGAATACCAGGAAGTGCCGGCGGGCGCGCCCGCGCAGGCCGGCGACCGCTGGCTGCGGCTCGACGGCACGCTGGCGCCCGGGCCCGAGCCGGCACCGGCGGTGCGGGTGCGTCGGGTTGGGAGCCGGGAAGCGGGTCATCTGCTCGATGGCCAGCACTACCTCGGTTTTCCGGCGGCCTAG